The proteins below are encoded in one region of Pseudomonas putida S13.1.2:
- a CDS encoding glucurono-1,5-lactonase: protein MNFELIVDARNGTGESPVWHPSEQALYWVDIPARQLHRWQAADGKHQVWQGNEMLACIARSGQGWVAGMESGIFQLQAKPDGSLDSRLLSSVPHAQAGMRFNDGRCDRQGRFWAGTMLLDMQQGAHVGALYRHDGEGQLHLQQDGMIVPNGLAFSPDGTRMYLSDSHPNVQKVWAFDYDIDSGTPYNKRLFVDMRGYPGRPDGAAIDQDGCYWICGNDAGQIHRFTPDGRLDRSLSVPVKKPAMCAFGGANLDTLYVTSIRPTGTDLSDQPLAGGVFALNPDTKGLEEPAYRG, encoded by the coding sequence ATGAACTTCGAACTGATTGTCGACGCCCGCAACGGCACCGGCGAAAGCCCCGTGTGGCACCCCAGCGAACAGGCCCTGTACTGGGTCGACATCCCCGCCCGCCAACTGCACCGCTGGCAGGCGGCCGATGGCAAGCACCAGGTTTGGCAGGGCAACGAGATGCTGGCCTGCATCGCCCGCAGCGGCCAGGGCTGGGTCGCTGGCATGGAAAGCGGCATCTTCCAGCTCCAGGCCAAGCCCGACGGCAGCCTTGATAGCCGCCTGCTCAGCAGCGTGCCGCACGCCCAGGCCGGCATGCGCTTCAACGATGGCCGCTGCGACCGCCAGGGCCGCTTCTGGGCTGGCACCATGCTGCTGGACATGCAGCAAGGTGCCCACGTGGGTGCGCTGTACCGGCATGATGGAGAAGGCCAGCTGCACCTGCAGCAAGATGGCATGATCGTACCCAACGGCCTGGCCTTCAGCCCCGACGGCACGCGCATGTACCTGTCCGACTCGCACCCCAACGTGCAGAAGGTCTGGGCTTTCGACTACGACATCGACAGCGGCACGCCATACAACAAGCGGCTGTTCGTCGACATGCGCGGCTACCCAGGCCGCCCCGATGGCGCAGCAATCGACCAAGACGGCTGCTACTGGATCTGCGGCAATGACGCCGGGCAGATCCACCGCTTCACCCCTGACGGCCGCCTCGACCGCTCGCTGAGCGTGCCGGTGAAAAAGCCGGCAATGTGCGCCTTCGGCGGCGCCAACCTCGACACCCTGTACGTCACCTCGATCCGCCCCACAGGCACAGACCTCAGTGACCAGCCCCTGGCGGGCGGGGTATTTGCCCTCAACCCTGACACCAAGGGCCTGGAGGAACCTGCCTACCGGGGCTGA
- a CDS encoding NAD-dependent epimerase/dehydratase family protein: MTTTPLNRLLLTGAAGGLGKVLRERLQGYAEVLRLSDISEMAPAAGPHEEVITCDLADKAAVHALVEGVDAIIHFGGVSTEHSFEDILGPNICGVFHVYEAARKHGVKRIIFASSNHTIGFYRQDERIDAHSPRRPDSYYGLSKCYGEDVASFYFDRYGIETVSIRIGSSFPQPQNPRMLCTWLSYDDLVQLIERGLFTLDVGHTIVYGASDNRTVWWDNRHAEHLGYVPKDSSERFRAAVEAQPAPAADDPSMVYQGGAFAVAGPFN, translated from the coding sequence ATGACCACTACCCCCCTCAATCGCCTGCTGCTCACCGGAGCCGCAGGCGGCCTGGGCAAGGTCCTTCGCGAACGCCTGCAAGGCTACGCCGAGGTCCTGCGCCTTTCCGACATCAGCGAAATGGCCCCTGCTGCGGGCCCACATGAAGAAGTCATCACCTGCGACCTGGCCGACAAGGCTGCTGTACATGCCTTGGTCGAAGGCGTGGATGCCATCATCCACTTTGGCGGCGTGTCCACCGAGCATTCCTTCGAAGACATCCTCGGGCCCAACATCTGCGGCGTGTTCCATGTTTACGAGGCGGCGCGCAAGCATGGGGTGAAGCGCATCATCTTCGCCAGCTCCAACCACACCATCGGTTTCTACCGCCAGGACGAGCGCATCGACGCCCACTCGCCGCGCCGCCCCGACAGCTACTACGGGCTGTCCAAGTGCTACGGCGAGGATGTAGCCAGTTTCTACTTCGACCGCTACGGCATCGAGACTGTCAGCATTCGCATCGGCTCTTCGTTCCCCCAGCCCCAGAACCCTCGCATGCTCTGCACGTGGCTGAGCTATGACGACCTGGTGCAGCTTATCGAGCGAGGGTTGTTCACGCTCGACGTTGGCCACACCATCGTCTACGGCGCCTCCGACAACCGCACCGTGTGGTGGGACAACCGCCATGCCGAGCACCTTGGGTATGTACCCAAGGACAGCTCCGAGCGCTTCCGCGCCGCTGTGGAAGCCCAACCGGCGCCCGCCGCGGATGACCCGAGCATGGTCTACCAGGGCGGCGCCTTTGCCGTGGCCGGCCCGTTCAACTGA
- a CDS encoding TRAP transporter substrate-binding protein, with protein MTFKRKLLLAVLPFAFSVAMPASALDIKFAEIHPAGYPTVVAEQNMGKKLEQASNGDITFKMFAGGVLGSEKEVIEQAQIGAVQMTRVSLGIVGPVVPDVNVFNMPFVFRDHDHMRKIIDGEIGQEILDKITNSDFNLVALAWMDGGSRSIYTKKPVRSLEDLKGMKIRVQGNPLFIDMMNAMGGNGIAMDTGEIFSALQTGVIDGAENNPPTLLEHNHFQSAKYYTLTGHLILPEPVVMSKTTWNKLSPEQQALVKKVAREAQMEERALWDAKSAASEEKLKAAGVEFITVDKKPFYDATASVREKYGAPYADLMKRIDAVQ; from the coding sequence ATGACGTTCAAACGCAAGCTGCTCCTTGCCGTACTCCCGTTCGCCTTCAGCGTGGCCATGCCCGCCTCGGCACTGGACATCAAGTTCGCCGAAATCCACCCGGCCGGCTACCCGACCGTGGTCGCCGAGCAGAACATGGGCAAAAAACTCGAGCAGGCCAGCAACGGCGACATCACCTTCAAGATGTTCGCCGGCGGTGTGCTGGGCTCGGAAAAGGAAGTGATCGAACAGGCGCAGATCGGTGCGGTGCAGATGACCCGCGTCAGCCTGGGCATCGTCGGCCCGGTGGTGCCGGATGTGAACGTGTTCAACATGCCGTTCGTGTTCCGTGACCATGATCACATGCGCAAGATCATCGACGGCGAGATCGGCCAGGAAATCCTCGACAAGATCACCAACTCCGATTTCAACCTGGTGGCCCTGGCCTGGATGGACGGCGGCTCGCGCAGCATCTATACGAAAAAACCGGTACGCAGCCTGGAAGACCTCAAGGGCATGAAGATTCGCGTACAGGGCAACCCGCTGTTCATCGACATGATGAACGCCATGGGCGGCAACGGCATCGCCATGGACACCGGGGAAATCTTCAGCGCCCTGCAAACCGGCGTGATCGATGGCGCCGAGAACAACCCGCCCACCCTGCTTGAGCACAACCACTTCCAGAGCGCCAAGTACTACACCCTGACCGGGCACCTGATCCTGCCGGAACCCGTGGTGATGTCCAAGACCACCTGGAACAAGCTCAGCCCCGAGCAGCAGGCGTTGGTGAAAAAGGTGGCGCGTGAAGCCCAGATGGAAGAGCGCGCGCTGTGGGACGCCAAGTCTGCCGCCAGCGAAGAGAAGCTCAAGGCCGCTGGTGTCGAGTTCATTACCGTCGACAAGAAGCCGTTCTATGACGCCACCGCGTCCGTACGGGAAAAATACGGCGCGCCGTACGCCGACCTGATGAAGCGTATCGACGCCGTCCAGTAA
- a CDS encoding TRAP transporter small permease, protein MKSLFLRVNDTLYRACIWIAGLSILTMTLIIPWGIFARYVLGTGSSWPEPVAILLMVVFTFVGAAASYRAGAHMAVAMITDRLPPLQRSMVALLVQVLMILVCVFMTYYGTKLCITTWNQFLASLPGVRVGMTYAPIPVGGVLTLVFVLEKLLLGDQSHRKVVRFDHVEESEGAA, encoded by the coding sequence ATGAAAAGCCTCTTCCTGCGTGTGAACGACACGCTGTACCGCGCCTGTATCTGGATCGCCGGCCTGTCGATCCTGACCATGACGCTGATCATTCCCTGGGGCATCTTTGCCCGTTACGTGCTCGGTACCGGCTCCAGCTGGCCGGAGCCGGTGGCCATCCTGCTGATGGTGGTGTTCACCTTCGTCGGCGCCGCTGCCAGCTACCGGGCCGGGGCGCACATGGCGGTGGCGATGATCACCGATCGCCTGCCACCGCTGCAGCGCAGCATGGTCGCGCTACTGGTGCAAGTACTGATGATCCTGGTGTGCGTGTTCATGACCTACTACGGCACCAAGCTGTGCATCACTACCTGGAACCAGTTTCTGGCATCCCTGCCGGGTGTGCGGGTGGGCATGACCTATGCGCCGATCCCGGTCGGTGGCGTGCTAACCCTGGTCTTTGTGCTGGAAAAACTCCTGCTGGGCGACCAGAGCCACCGCAAGGTGGTGCGTTTCGACCACGTAGAAGAAAGCGAAGGAGCGGCATAA